Within the Arachis duranensis cultivar V14167 chromosome 10, aradu.V14167.gnm2.J7QH, whole genome shotgun sequence genome, the region atagttGCTCACTGAGCTCCAATGctagttgttttttttttggacctGAACTCTAATGCTAGTTAGTTGAACTGTTATCGTCTAATTTGTAGAATCTAAAGCCCAAATTTAAAGAACCAAAAATGGGTGAAATCCGACAACATTAAAGTGCCATAACCAGTTAAAATACCAATTAGTACGAATATAATTCTTCTTCATAATATGATAGATTATTGAAAACTTATGAAAAAGTAGATAAATTATACAACATATGCAATTTAATAATAAAGTAATGTTTTCAAATCAGGTTTGTTATTAATTTACATTTTGACATTATGGCAGCATTAATGAGCATTTTTGGCTAACTGGCTGCTTGAGTTCCTCATAATATATGCTAGTTGCAAGTTGGATTCATTTGTTGTCACAACTTTATTCTCTGATGGTTTACCAAGTTCATTGAACTATGAGTGTGATTGTGGGTTATCATTTTCCCATCTATGCCATCATCAAACTTGAACGAGGTAAAGGCCTAATTGCAGTTTGGGTATAAACCTTAGAAGACCAGAATATAACAAATTCAAGTgaaaaatcaaacataaatgaCAGCTTTGATTTCTCAGCAAAATTAAGCAAATATCTTTATTTGCAACTTATTGATTCTCTCTATTACACAATTGAGCATCACATAACTTGTTTGATGCCAACatcaataacaaaaggaaaacattGAAACTCTCAGCTTGTTGAGAGCAACATACATGCATCTTTAAAAGCTTCTCAGATTATTAGCATTTTGCTTCCTCTGAGTTTGGCTGCGGCTATACAAAGAAGACACAAGGTATTTACCATTGAAGGAACGTGACCTCTTCATTGAACTAGGAACAACACTATGCAGATACCTTATCCTgaaagaagagcttctccctCTCCCTCCTCCTCTCCCTTTTGAACTACTTGCCCCATTCTCATTCTCATTTCCATTAACATTAACATTAACATTAACCCTCTTTGAACCAATTCGTTCACTCTCAGTCTCATCCCCAAGAACTCTATTCGAATCGGAATCCAAATCCGCAGATAGAACAAATGCAGATGCAGCAAGAGCAATATCTGCAACAGAAGAAGAATCCAGAGAAACAGATCTCCTTGGCCTAATCATGCTTAGTACTCTTTCACCTCCCAATTGGCCttgttcttctccttcttcatccTCTTCCGTGTTCCTCAATTCAAAGCCAATATTTTGAGTATTTTCCATTCCTCTAAGGCTTCTTCCATTGTTAATATTTTCCACAGATCTCATCTCCAAGGAACCTGAACCTGAACCTGAACCTGAACTTGAACCTGAACTTGAAGTTGAATCAAGAACATTaagattatgattatgatgctGCATAGATGGAACCCTAAGAGTGTTGTTGGAAACAATTGGAGCTCTACACATAGGACAATTGGTGTGTGACCTAAGCCATGTATCAATACAAGGCAAATGAAAAGCGTGGTTACACTTTGGCAATAATCTAACACTCTCATCTTCTTGAAACTCGCTCAAACAAACAGAGCACTCTGTTCCTTCAATCAAACCCTCACCTCTCTTATACCTACAAACAGCGATTGCGTTGATAATCGATTCTTGAAGACCGGGTGTACGGATGTACCAGATCGGGTGGTCCACCACAGGACCGTGCTCCTCATCAACGAAGAAATCATCACGCGTATTATCCTGTGTTCGAAGACTCAACGGTGGCGATAAGGATCTTCTCCTCCTTCTGAAGATCCTCGCGAAGATTGCACAGCAAATAACAACGAAGAAAGCAGCTCCGATAACGGAGAGAGCAAGGACCAAGTAGGGCGAGAGCGCGTGGCTTTTTCCATGATCTGATGTATCGTCTAAGGGGAGAGGAGGAATCGGTGGCGGTGGTTGGGAATAATAGTAGTATTGGGGGTTGGTGATGCAGAGTTTGAGGCATTCCTCACAGTTTGAAGAACAATTCTTCTCCACTTTGCAGATGGACTCGCAGATTTCTGGCATGAGTTTTCTGCGATGGTGAAACACCATTTCTGAGAGAAATTGTGGTTAGTTAGGGTTTTAGggtgagaaagaaagaagagagaggaagaaaaagaagaaatatgaaCATCAGCATTCAAAGAGAGAACAGAGAAGGTGGTGGTGGATGGTGAAGTTTGGTCTCCTAGTTTGACTTTCTAACTTTACACTTACTTACTTCATAATTCATATGTAATCACCCCTATCCACATGGATTATAATAAATTACAGATTTGTTTTACTTCTATATCTACGGAATTTATTGCATATCAgatttcatttattttagttttgtattttatgtGGGAGTAAGTTACTATTTCgagaaaatattatatatacaaatttgTTAACATCTTCATGAATTCATTCGTTGCTACGTGAGACTAATTTTGTCGTTATAACACCATTTtggatctttatttatttatttatggtgGAAACCGGAAACTGTGGCACTCTATTTTatatgaagttgataattaaatgTTGAGAAAAGCTCTGCATATAAGTTATTAGGGCTTATATGCTTTACAAGTTAATTAACGAATAAACTCAAAAAACGCGATACAAGATttacgtttttcttctttttcctcttcctcttcttcttattttttttcatttcttgtcttctctttctcctccttcttcttctttctgcacgttcttcttcctcttcctcttcttattcttcttcttttcttttgtttcttctttctctttctcgttcttcttcttcttgcatgttcttcttcttcctcttcttcttcttttcttttgtttcttaccttctctttctcttttttcttcttcttgttgcacgttcttcttcctctttctgttcttcttcttcatttatgtacttttttctctgttttcttttttcgttattctcgattcccattttttttgacatcaagctctgaaatcgttttttaagaagaagcagcagaagatgaggaggagaaagagaaagagttctgaaatATGCAtaaattttgggtgtatttctgtaatcctttgggtgtatttcctGTAATCGTtggggtgtatttctgtaatcgtttgggttatttctgaagttccattatcttcaaatttggcaagaaaattgttttcatgaaggaagaagaagagtcgttcatAATGCATGGTGAGTAGCGCGCTTTGAAAACAGGAAGTTGTTGAATAACTTGCGTTTTATTTACTCTCGAATGTAGAAGTGTGTAATGCATTAATTAAGTGTAATGCGTGTACTTTATTagacttgtaaaacttgtaagCCAAAAAGACTCGTATGTATAAGAGGTCTCTTAAAAgttattttgattaaatttttatctaattttttatctttatttatttttttgttttcgtgTGTAGTTCTTTTCCATTTAGGGGGAAGGGGTCGGTTCGTCGGTGGGCTTGGACCCGATACTTAATCCGATAAGAGCGCAATTTGCTGCGACCACAAAATTAAGGTGAAAATGTTCACTAAAATTAATACGAAAATTATATGGCTAGCataatttatatattgtatTTCCTAGCAAAATTTGTATAGGCTATATAGTACTCCTATTGATATTGACATCGTCAAATAATATAACTTTAGTTGTCATTAACAAATTAATTCACCTAACATTGCATAGGGGCTTACATGGGCCACCATATTAACTATTAAGCTTCAGAAATTTGTTAGCAATCAAGGACGGTAGagagatattttattttagtcgtcccttttccctttctttctattttcaaacgAAAGAGCAGGTAATAACTTATCAGTAATATTAtctatctaaaattttttataaattaaattcaatcaagctaaataataaaatgtaaaataatattaatcataattaattttaattatattagactaatttaattaaatttaattaataaaaatacttaaatatataacattattcataatttattaatttaaaatgcaAACCCAACTAACCTTCAAGAATAATACTTAGCATACTAACTCTAAAATGGGTGAAATTTTAGTACAAGTATGtcaaaaaagtgaaaaacacGAGCGTTGAATGAAACCAATAATATTTACTAAGAAAAGGGTTATTGGACTTCTTTCTTTTCGGTCAACAGTATTGCTAGATTTGATGAAACATATAAGAACCAGCTATATTGCTCAATATGATCTATGGTATCCTATGTCCTATCTTTAGGAGCATCCAAAAAGGAACAAAAATTCCGTTGCCGGGAATCGAACCCGGGTCTCCTGGGTGAAAGCCAGATATCCTAACCGCTGGACGACAACGGATGTTGATGTTCTTTTTTTGCAAAAgagttttatataaaaataattaccaaAGTTTTATACATGCATTCTGGCCACCTTTTAATATAAATCAACTTGCGAATTATGTTAACCAAAATAAATCTGTAACAAACAACAAGATCAAGATCAGAAGCCAAATACTTAACGTGCGGTTCCCTTCTAtctttgggccaaacctttgCTTGGAGTTACGAACAACTTCCATGGCATGCAACATTTTGATATAGTGCCTGATTTCATTACTTTAGTTTTGTTTACCTGCCTTAGACTATAATTTAGAAAGCAACTTTTAAAAGGGTAAATGAATTCAATTTTTCTACCTCAGATAAAATCTTTTCTGTATCTCCATAAACATCTATAGGGTCATGCCTACCTCAAAAACTCAGAAGTGTTGTTGATGTAAAAAGGCATATACAATCACAAAATACGGATGTTAGCAAGTTGCTCTATTTCAATGCGTCAATAAGGATCAAGTTAAGGGTGCCGAAATGAAAAAGAGGCTGGCGTATGAACTATATATGAAGTACGAACTCAAGGAAGAGATAGCGGCCCGTTAAAATTACATTTTCTCTATTCTGTTCTTTACTTTTTGTTGCTACATCCAACCATTAACATAAGTCAAGGCCTTAACGGTATTATATTAGTGATTTTTTAACTTAAagttttatatattattcttattttttttaatttatataacttACATGTGCCAAGCTAAATTTTATTATCCTTTGTTATTaaatactttattttctttggGTTTTTAGagtaaaatatcaaaattatatctaaaaatttatattacataaaaaagtaaaaaataataatgagtttaattttgggACACTAACAATGTAAAACGTTTTATATAGTCGtacaatcacattttttttaaatgactaTTCATACAATCAATATagaaagtaattatttttatctatgtATCATTACGTAattgtatatatgtgtaaaattattttacgttgtgcatcaaaattaaatttgataataatactctgaaatattaaaaattatcacaaaaatataatattactatctacaattaatatttttcatttctgttttctacAGAAGTggattatataaatttaaattcaaataaaatataaaagtcttaataattaatatgtaGACTAGACACCAATAAATAAGATGTAGATTCAATAACTACTATTTATATATGTTCTCTAAAATAagacaattatttaaaaaatgactataatattttgaatatatatattaaccaacaaattaaaaagaaaaatgctaggtaaataatgattattttgaataatatgaacaaccaccaatcaaataaaGATACACTACATTCTAATTTAATgctactaatttaaatttattcttttaaccctattaatttatattattcacaCATTGTTTAAAAATGTTGTTGGTTATCTatactttttcaattaaaaatactCTATAGATACtaaaaatcaatcactaaataaattattatatatttatatataaatatatattatttaacataatttttaacATGCTAATTAGGGGTGGCAATATGTATCCTATCCGCGGGTACCCAACCCGATCCGCAGCGGGTAGGATAGGGTGCAGGTAGGGTTTTTGTGCGGGTCGGGTAGGGTGTGGGTTGAGTCTCAACCCTACCCGACCAACCCGCaccctatatatgtatatgttatatacttatataaaaatatgttctaAGTTGATGTTGAACCAAAGACCTGTCACTAAATGCAAAAGATGCTTAGTTATTAAAAGAAGATCactaattgataatttaataaactttttttacataaaaatagttctattttaaattatcatcaagttatCTAATAATATTGCATCTTTTTTTTGTAACTTGCAGATAGAGTCGGATACAGGTTAAGAGCGGGTAGGATTAGGATTGAGATATTTTCAACCCGCAGGTAGAGTAGAGTTgagattatataaaaatctcaacCTGCGAATAGGATTAGAATTGACTCCAAAGCCTATCCTATCCTACCCATTGTCACCCCTAATACTaatgaattataactcaaatggtGTCTTCATACTCACCGCGAATTTAATTctgtctttgaaaaaaaaaaaaaaacttaatttttaatacatatattttattgggcaaagtatattttttgtccctaaagtttgacaaaaattttaaaaatacccctaagttttattttgtttcaattttgtcttaaAAGTTTTtcatttgcatcaaatatacccctaccggctaaattttcaaaaaaattaagaccaatctaacaataatgcataaaaattatgcttgatttacTTGTGTTGAGAGTTgctcttatgaaattgttgttgaattggttttaaattttttgaaaaattagtctcgaaaatttttgggacaaaattgaaacaaaataaaatttagggatatttttaaaacttttgtcaaacttcAACGAcaaaaaagtatactttaccctATTTTATTCTATCATTATTCCCGTCATTCTCATCGCTTTCGTTTCAACATCATGGCTGtcttttttcattttacttCTTTAAGTTTCAGTAATATTGACTACTACTTCTGGACTATTTTCAATTTCATAGATATATATACTTGGCAATTATTAGGATTAAGCAAATGGCAAACAGAGAGAATCCACTACTTATTACCAATTAGCAATTcactatacatatatatatgctGCAAAATAACACGGCGGAGCGAAAGCTTATTGCACAGCACaagatattaaaagaaaaaacccTAAATAATGTACCAACAAAcacaaaaatcaataaatagtaaaataatttattattattattataaatataaaatgatcGATATGTGCATGCCGTCAGGTGTAGAGAGCGAGCCACAATAATCCAAATGGCGGCGACACTTTACATAATTAATACAGCAGCGACGAGAACAACGGCCAGAGATCCTGCGGCGGAGAAACCAATCGACGCGGCGCCACTACCGGACGGTCCAGGAGCAGGAGCAGGAGCGTGAGCTGGCGGTGAAGAGGTTGATGAGGGAGATGCTGCATGCGACGATGGAGTGGGAGCTTTACTAGTGTTCGGAGACGCCGCATGAGATACTGAAACGGTGGCTGAGAGCAAGCACATTACAACCATTATCGTGATTAGGGTTCCAGAGCGAGCCATGTTCATAGAGAGAGTGTGTGTTTTCTGAACTGCGCAGCAACAGAATAATATTTCTGAGTGCGGAAGGATAGAGGCTTAGTATTTATAGTAAAGGAGAGGAATTAGGGCCGCTCGATGGTGATCCCACGGTAGagattttcttattattttgatgataagattattataataagataaaaactCACTTCCAGAGGTTGAAGTTGTTAATTAAAATTGGTAATATGACTTCAcatgtttaattaaattattatttaatgattttaattaataattttatatgaagaTAAGTATatatggatttttttattttattataatatattgattaatatttaaaaaataattaaaaatgttcATAAATTAGACTAAATTAGAtatgactaaaatttttatacaCTTCATATTAAACTTTTTAGATCGAacataatcaaatatttatattttttatgtttgaattCGATATATTTAATTTGCACATTTGGAACGAATGGAATATTGAATATATTTGCAAAATAtaaaatgtattaaaaatattttatttttataNNNNNNNNNNNNNNNNNNNNNNNNNNNCGATCACATTGGAGTGTGAATCCAATCTTATTtgatcttattattttatagatTAGAtcatatatacaaattataaattgAATGCAAATAAATACGATAAATTTATAGATATGATCTGATTCATGGATActtttaaaaatgataattagcatatataataaattgGTATTTAGTGTTTGAGGGTTTTGATAATAACCGTTGATTGTAACGATTAACGAATAACAATCTTCTCTAGTCTCGGTGTTGATTGGGACGACAATTCTTTAAGGTTGTTTGGAatttaaagaattaaaattcattgaaaaataatatttttttattttaaatatataaaaataaattattttatttttatatttttatcatttataaataaaaaaattaaaaagtatatttttcaaattaattctCACAACATTGTAAGTTGTaacttaatatttaaaatataaaagatattcCTATTTATAAGTGAGTGAAGAGAATTTTACttacttatttaaaaattattgttaataaaaagATTGAATTCAATTCCACAAACATATTAAAATCACTATAAGACCCATTTTgggtaaataacttaaataagtttttttgaaaaatgagcttaaaacataaggacttttattaaaAGCatcttataaataagttattttatgtttggttttttagttataaaagtacttattttaaaattgtagcGTTTAGATAAATAAcacaaaagataatttttttttataaaagagaatgaatattaaaataacaatgataacaaatattttttaatattgaatgTTGATTTTACATAACATAATCACTAATATTGTGTATGATATGataggtgaaaataaaaaataaatataaaatgtatgtcaatgtatattttattgctgttttttattttttatttttactcttattAGAACTCTCTTCTCCTTTATTGAGGTCAAGAACTTGTTAtaattaactatgaaaataataataagctataaaattacatatgaaaaaaataaaattaaaaccgAAATTTCATACCACACttgaatacaaatttaataataaaaaatagtgataaaatgataaaaaatacttAGAAGGAATATATGCAGTAAATTGTTCAGATGTAATATTGTCTGAAAATGTGGTGGAGAATCAATACTTCTATCAAATGTTTCATTACGTAAAAATGGTGAGACTTGGAATATTGCGTGAGAATGATGGTAGAATGCCAGTGCTTCTAGCAGACCTTGTGTGAAAATGGTGATGAAGGGTCAGTATTTTTCATAGAGTCAAGAaggaaaatagatttttttgttttaaa harbors:
- the LOC107468728 gene encoding RING-H2 finger protein ATL52, coding for MVFHHRRKLMPEICESICKVEKNCSSNCEECLKLCITNPQYYYYSQPPPPIPPLPLDDTSDHGKSHALSPYLVLALSVIGAAFFVVICCAIFARIFRRRRRSLSPPLSLRTQDNTRDDFFVDEEHGPVVDHPIWYIRTPGLQESIINAIAVCRYKRGEGLIEGTECSVCLSEFQEDESVRLLPKCNHAFHLPCIDTWLRSHTNCPMCRAPIVSNNTLRVPSMQHHNHNLNVLDSTSSSGSSSGSGSGSGSLEMRSVENINNGRSLRGMENTQNIGFELRNTEEDEEGEEQGQLGGERVLSMIRPRRSVSLDSSSVADIALAASAFVLSADLDSDSNRVLGDETESERIGSKRVNVNVNVNGNENENGASSSKGRGGGRGRSSSFRIRYLHSVVPSSMKRSRSFNGKYLVSSLYSRSQTQRKQNANNLRSF